A window of the Synechococcus sp. M16.1 genome harbors these coding sequences:
- a CDS encoding AMP-binding protein gives MTASWSPTTRETDALQRHAHVQKLQRVDAVWPWLADRHGLIAAVDAPHVAHPERFNFGELAERIATAAAAFRRHGVNDGDVVALFAENSPRWLVADQGLMRAGAADAVRGASAPVEELRYILSDCRATALVVQNADVWRRLALLPEQRAQLRFVLQLEGEPAEGAMGWEAFLASGAGLDPVGPAGGRDAVATVLYTSGTTGQPKGVPLTHANLLHQMRSLACVAYPDPGAPVLSVLPIWHAYERSASYFFLSCACTQTYTTIKQLKKDLPRVRPIAMATVPRLWEAVQAGFEDVLKTFPPSRQRLLRAALANSAAQRKAVRTARNLLLEPVSAAGRLRACGSAALRWPLHALASTLIWPKLRRQLSGGQLAYPISGGGAIAPHIDAFFEAVGIELLVGYGLTETSPVVSCRRPWRNIRGSSGLPMPQTEFRIVDPDNGQPLGFRQRGRVMVRGPQVMAGYLGKPEASAKVLDAAGWFDTGDLGMLLPDGSVALTGRAKDTIVLSSGENIEPGPLEEALVASPLIEQVMLVGQDERQLGGLIVPRAEAIVAWAAEAGVSVAQDLGGQPGDPALLRLLMRECNRLLKQRSGSRGDERLAGVVLVDPFSIENGLLTQTLKQRRDRITSRDQQLIDGLYGR, from the coding sequence ATGACGGCCAGCTGGAGCCCGACAACCCGTGAAACGGACGCTTTGCAGCGTCATGCCCACGTTCAGAAGTTGCAGAGGGTCGATGCGGTGTGGCCCTGGCTCGCCGACCGCCACGGGCTGATTGCCGCCGTCGATGCGCCCCATGTGGCGCATCCCGAACGCTTCAATTTCGGCGAACTGGCGGAGCGCATCGCCACCGCTGCCGCCGCCTTCCGGCGCCATGGCGTGAACGATGGCGATGTGGTGGCTCTGTTTGCTGAGAACAGCCCCCGCTGGCTGGTGGCGGATCAGGGCCTGATGCGTGCCGGTGCCGCTGATGCCGTGCGCGGTGCCTCGGCCCCGGTGGAGGAGCTGCGCTACATCCTTTCGGATTGCCGGGCGACGGCCCTGGTGGTGCAGAACGCTGATGTGTGGCGTCGTCTGGCCCTTCTCCCAGAGCAAAGGGCTCAGCTCCGTTTCGTGCTTCAGCTGGAAGGGGAGCCTGCCGAGGGCGCCATGGGCTGGGAGGCGTTTCTGGCGTCAGGGGCCGGCCTTGATCCCGTTGGCCCGGCGGGGGGGCGAGACGCCGTGGCCACTGTTCTGTACACCTCGGGTACGACCGGCCAACCCAAAGGGGTCCCGTTGACCCACGCCAACCTGCTGCATCAGATGAGATCACTGGCCTGTGTGGCCTATCCCGATCCCGGTGCTCCGGTGCTGAGTGTGTTGCCCATCTGGCATGCCTACGAGCGCAGTGCCAGCTACTTCTTCCTCTCCTGCGCCTGCACGCAGACCTACACAACCATCAAGCAACTCAAGAAGGATCTGCCGCGGGTCCGGCCGATCGCGATGGCCACCGTGCCGCGGCTGTGGGAGGCGGTTCAGGCTGGATTTGAGGATGTGCTCAAGACCTTCCCCCCCTCCCGGCAGCGCCTGCTGCGGGCGGCGTTGGCCAACAGCGCTGCCCAGCGCAAAGCCGTGCGCACGGCGCGCAACCTCCTGCTGGAACCGGTGTCAGCGGCCGGCCGGCTGCGTGCCTGCGGCTCCGCGGCCCTGCGCTGGCCCCTGCATGCCCTGGCCTCGACCTTGATCTGGCCGAAGCTGCGTCGCCAGCTCAGTGGCGGTCAGCTCGCCTATCCGATCAGTGGTGGCGGTGCTATCGCCCCCCACATCGATGCCTTTTTTGAAGCGGTGGGGATTGAGCTGCTGGTGGGCTATGGCCTCACCGAAACCAGCCCTGTGGTGAGTTGCCGCAGGCCCTGGCGCAACATCCGCGGCAGCTCCGGGCTGCCGATGCCCCAGACCGAATTCCGGATCGTCGATCCCGACAACGGCCAGCCCCTGGGCTTCCGGCAACGGGGGCGGGTGATGGTGCGGGGCCCCCAGGTGATGGCGGGCTACCTCGGCAAACCCGAGGCCAGCGCAAAGGTTCTCGATGCCGCGGGATGGTTTGACACCGGCGATCTCGGCATGCTCTTGCCGGATGGTTCGGTGGCCCTTACCGGACGGGCCAAGGACACGATTGTGTTGAGCAGTGGCGAGAATATCGAGCCCGGCCCCCTGGAAGAGGCCCTGGTGGCCAGCCCCCTGATCGAGCAGGTGATGCTGGTGGGTCAGGACGAACGCCAGCTCGGTGGCCTGATCGTTCCCCGTGCTGAGGCGATCGTGGCCTGGGCGGCTGAAGCCGGCGTGAGCGTGGCGCAGGATCTGGGCGGCCAACCCGGTGATCCGGCCCTGCTTCGTTTGTTGATGCGCGAATGCAACCGCTTGCTCAAGCAGCGGTCGGGTTCCCGGGGTGATGAACGGCTGGCCGGGGTGGTGCTTGTGGATCCCTTCAGCATTGAGAACGGACTCCTGACCCAGACCCTGAAGCAGCGCCGTGATCGCATCACCAGCCGCGATCAGCAGTTGATCGATGGCCTTTACGGACGTTGA
- a CDS encoding MFS transporter — translation MSGPSLTTPEPALPTGSNPEGKRGLEAVLRLKDFRKLWLGQIFSQLADKFYIVLMVFLIDQHLLLKGQGSGVLAEMASDYGLDISTRTQVITLLATGIFVANTIPAMLLGTVAGVWADRWPKRRVMVASNAIRALLVVFAPLCLLPGPIWLGLPWGYWGLVGMTFLESILTQFFAPSEQATIPVVVPGDHLLAANSLYQATSMGATILGFALGEPILRALHSSLAIIGIDGGEFLLLPLCYGLAALSLSRLKLQEAPKPPSNTSVWTEIGEGLQVLRRVPSVRGAMIHLVLLYSLLAALYVLALQLAALIENLGPSGFGALLAMSGLGMAIGAVVIAQLGHRFSRRRLTAAGLGTITWTLVLLSQLRGSLAFTLSLCGILGIGAALVAIPAQTTIQEETPETERGRVFGLQNNLINIALSLPLVLAGTLVSSIGLQPVLWLLAGLALVAALIERPWQRC, via the coding sequence TTGAGCGGACCGAGCCTCACCACCCCTGAACCCGCTCTGCCCACCGGCAGCAATCCGGAGGGAAAGCGTGGCTTGGAAGCCGTGCTGCGCCTCAAGGACTTCCGCAAACTCTGGCTGGGCCAGATCTTCTCGCAGCTGGCGGACAAGTTCTACATCGTGCTGATGGTCTTCCTGATCGATCAGCACCTGCTGCTGAAGGGGCAGGGAAGCGGCGTGCTGGCGGAGATGGCCTCGGATTACGGCCTCGACATCAGCACACGCACCCAGGTGATCACCCTGCTGGCCACAGGCATTTTTGTGGCCAACACCATCCCGGCCATGCTGCTGGGAACGGTGGCTGGGGTCTGGGCGGACCGCTGGCCCAAGCGTCGGGTGATGGTGGCCAGCAATGCCATCCGAGCCCTGTTGGTGGTGTTCGCACCGCTCTGTCTGCTGCCGGGGCCCATCTGGCTTGGTCTGCCCTGGGGCTACTGGGGGCTGGTGGGGATGACCTTCCTGGAATCGATCCTGACCCAGTTTTTCGCCCCCTCGGAACAGGCCACGATTCCTGTGGTGGTGCCGGGGGATCATCTGTTGGCGGCCAACTCCCTCTACCAAGCCACCAGCATGGGGGCGACGATCCTGGGATTCGCGCTGGGGGAACCGATTCTTCGTGCCCTGCACAGCAGCCTGGCGATCATCGGCATCGATGGCGGCGAGTTTCTGCTACTTCCGCTCTGTTACGGCCTCGCGGCCCTCAGCCTGTCGCGCCTGAAGCTGCAGGAAGCCCCCAAGCCCCCCTCAAATACATCGGTGTGGACGGAGATCGGCGAAGGATTGCAGGTGCTGCGCCGGGTGCCTTCAGTGCGTGGCGCCATGATTCATCTGGTGCTGCTCTACAGCCTATTGGCAGCGCTTTACGTGTTGGCGCTCCAGCTGGCTGCCCTGATCGAGAACCTGGGGCCCTCAGGCTTTGGTGCCCTGCTGGCCATGAGTGGACTGGGCATGGCGATCGGAGCTGTGGTGATCGCCCAACTGGGCCATCGGTTCAGCCGCCGCCGGCTCACGGCAGCAGGCCTGGGAACCATCACCTGGACCCTGGTGCTGCTCAGCCAGCTGCGGGGATCCCTGGCCTTCACCCTGAGCCTCTGCGGAATCCTGGGCATCGGCGCAGCTCTTGTGGCGATCCCCGCGCAGACCACGATTCAGGAAGAAACCCCCGAAACCGAGCGCGGCAGGGTGTTCGGACTACAGAACAACCTGATCAACATCGCCCTGAGCCTGCCGCTTGTGCTGGCGGGCACCCTGGTGAGCAGCATTGGTCTTCAACCGGTGCTGTGGCTGCTGGCGGGGTTGGCCCTGGTGGCAGCGTTGATCGAACGACCGTGGCAGCGCTGCTAA
- the deoC gene encoding deoxyribose-phosphate aldolase has product MADSAQELPDLPPRLDQAILDPLLTRDQLQALCDSGMQEGVRAICTTPRQLPLLRERIGTTDAGPRLVAVIGFPFGTIPAELKLAEAEWCAAHGAQELDVVPDFSALANGDSGAFAEELAALCELGLPVRAVLDMARLENEQLELAVEAAIDAGAAGLQTSNGFGPACHADQILALKQLIRKRCAIKAAGGIHSLSHAGDLLLAGADLLGTSSAPALLQAQRRPAA; this is encoded by the coding sequence ATGGCTGATTCAGCCCAAGAGCTCCCCGACCTACCCCCCCGGCTTGATCAGGCGATACTCGACCCCCTGCTGACCCGGGACCAGCTTCAAGCCCTCTGTGATTCCGGAATGCAGGAGGGCGTGCGGGCCATCTGCACCACACCCCGTCAGCTGCCGCTGCTGCGGGAACGCATCGGGACGACCGACGCAGGTCCTCGCCTGGTGGCGGTCATCGGCTTTCCCTTCGGAACCATTCCCGCTGAGCTCAAGCTGGCGGAAGCGGAGTGGTGTGCCGCCCATGGCGCCCAGGAACTCGATGTCGTGCCCGATTTCAGCGCTTTGGCGAACGGCGATTCAGGCGCGTTTGCCGAGGAACTCGCCGCACTCTGCGAGCTGGGGCTTCCCGTGCGGGCCGTCCTGGACATGGCCCGTCTGGAGAATGAACAGCTGGAACTGGCCGTGGAGGCCGCCATTGATGCTGGCGCTGCGGGACTGCAGACCAGCAACGGCTTTGGCCCGGCTTGCCATGCCGATCAGATCCTTGCGTTGAAACAGCTGATCCGCAAACGCTGCGCCATCAAGGCAGCCGGTGGTATCCACAGCCTCAGCCATGCAGGAGACCTGCTGTTGGCGGGGGCCGATCTGCTGGGCACCAGCAGCGCGCCGGCTCTTCTGCAGGCCCAGCGCCGCCCCGCGGCCTGA
- the hpf gene encoding ribosome hibernation-promoting factor, HPF/YfiA family yields the protein MKLLIHGRNLEITPALRDYTQTKLERATSHFGDAVREADVHLSVARNPRVPQQTAEVTVFANGTVIRAQERSENLYASIDLAAGKLARQLRRWKERHSDHHHSHGHSASHTPSTDVVNDASPVEASLLQGREAELPDPGVRRKYFAMPPMGLEEARRQLDLIDHDFYLFREKESDQLQVIYRRNHGGYGVIQARE from the coding sequence ATGAAGTTGCTGATCCATGGTCGCAACCTCGAGATCACGCCGGCGTTGCGGGATTACACCCAAACCAAATTGGAGCGGGCCACATCGCACTTCGGTGATGCTGTTCGCGAGGCCGACGTCCATCTCTCCGTGGCCCGCAATCCCCGTGTGCCGCAACAGACCGCCGAGGTGACGGTCTTTGCCAACGGCACGGTGATCCGCGCCCAAGAACGCAGTGAAAACCTGTACGCCAGCATCGATCTGGCCGCCGGGAAACTGGCCCGCCAACTGCGCCGCTGGAAGGAACGCCACAGCGATCACCATCACAGCCACGGCCACAGCGCCAGCCACACCCCCAGCACGGATGTGGTCAACGATGCATCCCCCGTTGAAGCCTCCCTTTTGCAAGGGCGCGAGGCGGAACTGCCGGATCCAGGTGTGCGACGAAAATATTTCGCCATGCCGCCCATGGGCCTGGAGGAGGCACGCCGTCAATTGGATCTGATCGACCACGACTTCTACCTGTTCCGGGAGAAGGAAAGCGATCAGTTGCAGGTGATCTACCGACGCAACCACGGGGGGTATGGGGTGATTCAGGCTCGTGAGTGA
- the cysK gene encoding cysteine synthase A, whose product MSRIYDDNSQAIGNTPLVKLNNVTKNCKATVLAKVEGRNPAYSVKCRIGANMIWDAEKSGKLTKGKVIVEPTSGNTGIALAFTAAARGYKLILTMPESMSIERRRVMAVLGAELILTEAAKGMPGAIAKAKEIADSDPAKYFMPGQFDNPANPEIHFKTTGPEIWNDCDGAIDVLVAGVGTGGTITGVSRYIKNEAGKAIESVAVEPTNSPVITQTMNGEAVKPGPHKIQGIGAGFIPQNLDLSVVDKVEQVTNEESVAMALRLAQEEGLLVGISCGAAAAAAIRLAEKDEYAGKTIVVVLPDLAERYLSSVMFAEVPTGIIEQPVAV is encoded by the coding sequence ATGTCCCGCATTTACGACGACAACAGCCAGGCCATCGGCAACACCCCGCTGGTCAAGCTGAACAACGTCACCAAAAACTGCAAGGCCACTGTGCTGGCCAAGGTTGAGGGGCGCAACCCCGCCTACAGCGTCAAATGCCGGATCGGCGCCAACATGATTTGGGACGCAGAAAAGAGCGGAAAGCTCACCAAGGGCAAGGTGATTGTTGAGCCCACCTCCGGCAACACCGGCATCGCTCTGGCCTTCACCGCCGCAGCCCGCGGGTACAAGCTGATCCTGACGATGCCCGAGTCGATGTCGATCGAGCGGCGTCGGGTCATGGCCGTGCTCGGGGCTGAACTGATCCTCACCGAGGCCGCCAAAGGCATGCCCGGCGCGATCGCCAAGGCCAAGGAAATCGCTGATAGCGATCCGGCCAAGTACTTCATGCCCGGCCAGTTCGACAATCCCGCCAACCCCGAAATCCACTTCAAGACCACCGGTCCTGAAATCTGGAACGACTGCGATGGCGCCATTGACGTGCTCGTAGCCGGCGTCGGCACCGGTGGCACCATCACCGGCGTCTCCCGTTACATCAAGAATGAAGCGGGCAAGGCGATCGAATCTGTGGCCGTTGAACCGACCAACAGCCCGGTGATCACCCAGACCATGAACGGTGAGGCCGTCAAACCCGGTCCCCACAAAATCCAGGGCATCGGTGCCGGCTTCATCCCCCAGAACCTCGACCTCTCCGTGGTCGACAAGGTGGAGCAGGTGACCAACGAGGAGTCCGTTGCCATGGCCCTGCGCCTGGCCCAGGAGGAAGGCCTGCTGGTGGGCATCTCCTGCGGTGCCGCCGCTGCAGCCGCCATTCGTCTGGCCGAGAAAGATGAGTACGCCGGCAAAACCATCGTGGTGGTGCTGCCCGACCTGGCCGAGCGTTACCTCTCCTCGGTGATGTTTGCTGAAGTGCCGACCGGCATCATCGAGCAACCGGTGGCTGTCTGA
- the queA gene encoding tRNA preQ1(34) S-adenosylmethionine ribosyltransferase-isomerase QueA: MPDPRDLQLSSYDYPLPPERIAQAPVEPRHSARLLMAPPQGEPSMDAAHGQVWDLLEQLQPGDLLVVNDTRVLKARLAVRRSGGGLSELLVLEPRGEGRWLCLARPAKRMRPGDSLTIDGTSISLTVLAEDPASGGRVVQFPSDCRDAETIEGLLNDVGEVPLPPYIERHDPSDSQRYQTRYADRPGAVAAPTAGLHFSDELLAGLQKKGVDLARITLHVGLGTFRPVETEDLTALELHSEWVDVSPAVVEAVQACRGRVIAVGTTSVRALEGAAQAHGGVLKPYTGPVDLVIQPGYQFKVIQALLTNFHLPKSSLLLLVSALIGRETLLKLYAEAIERSYRFFSYGDAMWIDAAAVQPQARPPAR, encoded by the coding sequence GTGCCTGACCCCAGGGACCTGCAACTCAGCAGCTACGACTACCCGCTGCCGCCTGAGCGCATCGCTCAGGCACCGGTTGAGCCCCGCCACAGCGCTCGCTTGTTGATGGCTCCCCCCCAGGGGGAGCCATCAATGGATGCTGCTCACGGCCAGGTGTGGGATCTGCTCGAGCAGCTGCAGCCTGGTGATCTGCTGGTGGTGAACGACACCCGGGTGTTGAAGGCCCGCCTGGCGGTGCGTCGTTCCGGGGGTGGGCTGTCCGAGTTGCTGGTGCTGGAGCCGCGGGGGGAGGGCCGCTGGCTTTGCCTGGCCCGTCCTGCCAAGCGCATGCGGCCCGGCGACAGCCTCACGATTGATGGCACCTCGATCAGCCTGACGGTGCTTGCAGAAGACCCCGCCAGTGGTGGACGGGTGGTGCAGTTCCCCAGTGATTGCAGGGATGCCGAAACCATTGAGGGTTTGCTCAATGACGTGGGCGAGGTGCCTCTACCGCCCTACATCGAACGGCACGACCCCAGCGACAGCCAGCGCTATCAGACCCGTTACGCCGACCGCCCCGGTGCGGTGGCCGCCCCGACGGCGGGGTTGCATTTCAGTGATGAACTGCTGGCGGGCTTGCAGAAGAAAGGGGTGGATCTGGCCCGGATCACCCTGCATGTGGGCCTCGGCACCTTTCGCCCCGTTGAAACGGAAGACCTCACCGCCTTGGAGTTGCACAGTGAATGGGTGGATGTCAGCCCTGCTGTAGTGGAGGCGGTGCAGGCTTGTCGAGGCCGGGTGATTGCGGTGGGCACCACGAGTGTTCGTGCCCTGGAGGGGGCCGCTCAAGCCCATGGCGGTGTTCTCAAGCCCTACACCGGGCCGGTGGATCTGGTGATTCAGCCGGGCTATCAGTTCAAGGTGATTCAAGCCCTGCTCACCAACTTCCATCTGCCCAAAAGCTCTCTGCTGCTGTTGGTGAGTGCCCTGATCGGCCGGGAAACCCTGTTGAAGCTCTACGCCGAAGCGATTGAAAGGAGCTATCGCTTCTTCTCCTATGGCGATGCCATGTGGATTGATGCAGCGGCGGTGCAGCCCCAGGCCCGCCCACCAGCACGCTGA
- the recO gene encoding DNA repair protein RecO → MAERRLTGLALKVGPLGEHDRLLSLLSDAEGVSRFAVPGARRPKSSLAAAAPLTLLELQVGGRSGLARVRQLRVLRSFSGLGQQLETLAAAQALCDLCLQLAAQDPVDGLLDTMQLHLERLEEHRADPELVLAGTVQACIHLLTLGGYGLPLQTCCITGDPLEPPLGQWDWRCSLLPQDGFAIDEQPGAAIQLNPSELALLQRLTRAELPRRRDGALMGPPAVWRRLLRVVEIWSRTHLNRPSKALAMLRETLLEGA, encoded by the coding sequence ATGGCAGAACGACGCCTCACCGGACTCGCCCTCAAAGTGGGACCCCTCGGCGAGCACGACCGCCTGCTGAGCCTGCTCAGTGATGCGGAGGGCGTCAGTCGCTTCGCCGTTCCCGGAGCGCGCCGCCCCAAGAGCAGTCTGGCCGCCGCGGCCCCCCTCACCCTGCTGGAACTGCAGGTGGGAGGACGCAGCGGCCTGGCCCGGGTGCGACAACTGCGGGTGCTGCGCAGTTTTTCCGGCCTCGGGCAACAGCTGGAAACCCTGGCTGCGGCGCAGGCGCTTTGTGATCTGTGCCTTCAACTGGCGGCCCAGGACCCTGTGGACGGGCTGCTGGACACGATGCAGCTGCACCTGGAACGCCTGGAGGAGCACCGAGCTGACCCGGAGCTGGTGCTGGCCGGAACGGTCCAGGCCTGCATCCATCTGCTCACCCTGGGGGGTTATGGACTGCCGTTGCAAACCTGCTGCATCACGGGCGATCCCCTCGAGCCACCGCTTGGCCAGTGGGACTGGCGCTGCAGCCTGCTGCCGCAGGACGGCTTTGCGATCGATGAGCAGCCTGGGGCGGCGATTCAGCTGAATCCCTCCGAACTGGCCCTGCTCCAGCGACTGACCCGGGCCGAACTGCCCCGTCGCCGGGACGGTGCGCTGATGGGCCCCCCAGCCGTGTGGCGCCGGCTGCTGCGGGTGGTTGAGATCTGGAGCCGGACGCATCTGAATCGACCCAGCAAAGCCCTGGCCATGCTGCGAGAGACGCTCCTGGAAGGCGCGTGA
- the lipB gene encoding lipoyl(octanoyl) transferase LipB has product MPVVIGKLDTAHDSAHPQRAFLFEPGDPVRFDAAWSAQQRWQSTLLADPSAPEAVWILQHQTCYTLGRGASEEHLHFDPAEPPAPLYRIDRGGEVTHHLPGQLVAYPVLDLQRRTPDLHWYLRQLEQVVLDVLAELGLEGQRLPGLTGLWLDNRKVAAIGVGCRRWITQHGLALNVDCSMQGFEQVTPCGLTGRAVGRLADWLPGLTSAEVQPLLRQALAHRFGLVWEEEAR; this is encoded by the coding sequence GTGCCGGTTGTTATCGGCAAATTAGATACGGCGCACGATTCGGCCCACCCCCAGCGTGCATTTCTTTTCGAGCCCGGTGATCCGGTTCGATTCGATGCCGCCTGGTCGGCGCAACAGCGCTGGCAGAGCACTCTTCTTGCTGATCCATCGGCTCCGGAGGCGGTCTGGATCCTGCAGCACCAGACCTGTTACACCCTTGGCCGTGGTGCCAGCGAGGAGCACCTGCATTTCGATCCCGCTGAGCCACCGGCACCTTTGTACCGGATCGATCGGGGCGGGGAGGTGACCCATCACCTGCCCGGCCAACTGGTGGCCTACCCGGTGTTGGACCTTCAGCGCCGCACGCCCGATTTGCACTGGTATCTGCGGCAGCTGGAACAAGTCGTTCTTGATGTTCTGGCGGAGTTGGGCCTGGAGGGTCAGCGTCTGCCGGGGTTGACCGGCCTCTGGTTGGACAACCGCAAGGTCGCCGCCATCGGTGTGGGTTGTCGTCGCTGGATCACCCAGCACGGCCTGGCCCTGAACGTTGATTGTTCGATGCAGGGGTTTGAGCAGGTCACCCCCTGTGGGCTCACCGGTCGTGCGGTTGGGCGGCTTGCAGACTGGTTGCCAGGGCTCACGTCGGCTGAGGTGCAGCCGTTGCTTCGGCAAGCACTGGCCCATCGTTTCGGTCTGGTCTGGGAGGAGGAAGCGAGATAG
- a CDS encoding dihydrolipoamide acetyltransferase family protein: protein MATTDIFMPALSSTMTEGKIVEWLKQPGDKVARGESVLVVESDKADMDVESFQDGYLAAVLMPAGSTAPVGETIGLIVETEAEIADAQAKAPSAPAAAPAPAPAPAPTQAAVQTPAPTPAPAPAPVAAPAPSAPVVNDGRIVASPRAKKLASQMGVDLATVRGSGPHGRIQAEDVEQASGQPISVPRVAEGTAPAAASVGAAAAGAPAAPAGNSFGRPGETVAFNTLQGAVNKNMEASLAVPCFRVGYTITTDKLDAFYKQVKPKGVTMTALLAKAVAATLARHPQVNAATTAAGMAYPADVNVAVAVAMEDGGLITPVLRNADRTDLYEMSRQWGDLVKRSRSKQLQPEEYSTGTFTLSNLGMFGVDRFDAILPPGTGAILAVAASRPTVVANKDGSIAVKRQMQVNLTADHRVIYGADGAAFLKDLADLIENRPESLAL, encoded by the coding sequence TTGGCGACCACAGACATCTTCATGCCTGCCCTCAGCTCCACCATGACGGAGGGGAAGATCGTGGAGTGGCTGAAACAGCCCGGAGACAAGGTGGCTCGGGGCGAGTCGGTTCTTGTCGTTGAGTCCGACAAAGCGGACATGGACGTTGAGTCGTTCCAGGACGGCTACCTCGCAGCGGTCCTGATGCCTGCTGGAAGCACGGCACCGGTGGGCGAAACCATCGGTCTGATTGTCGAAACAGAGGCTGAAATCGCCGACGCCCAGGCCAAGGCCCCCAGCGCTCCTGCTGCGGCGCCCGCCCCTGCACCGGCTCCGGCGCCCACTCAAGCTGCGGTTCAGACCCCAGCTCCGACTCCTGCCCCCGCCCCGGCACCTGTTGCTGCCCCTGCACCGTCGGCACCGGTGGTGAACGACGGTCGCATCGTGGCCAGCCCCCGGGCCAAGAAGCTCGCCTCCCAGATGGGTGTGGACCTGGCCACCGTGCGCGGCAGCGGCCCCCATGGCCGGATTCAGGCCGAAGACGTGGAGCAAGCCTCCGGTCAGCCCATCTCCGTGCCCAGGGTGGCGGAAGGAACGGCTCCCGCTGCTGCCTCGGTAGGCGCTGCAGCAGCAGGGGCCCCAGCAGCGCCTGCGGGCAACAGTTTTGGTCGGCCCGGCGAAACCGTGGCCTTCAACACCCTCCAGGGTGCGGTGAACAAAAACATGGAGGCGAGCCTGGCGGTTCCCTGCTTCCGCGTTGGTTACACCATCACCACCGACAAGCTGGATGCCTTCTACAAACAGGTGAAGCCCAAGGGCGTCACGATGACGGCGCTGCTGGCCAAGGCTGTGGCCGCCACCCTGGCGCGTCATCCCCAGGTGAATGCCGCCACCACCGCTGCAGGCATGGCCTATCCAGCCGATGTGAACGTGGCTGTTGCCGTGGCGATGGAAGACGGTGGCTTGATCACGCCGGTGCTGCGCAATGCCGATCGCACCGATCTCTACGAGATGTCGCGTCAGTGGGGTGATCTGGTCAAGCGCTCCCGCAGCAAGCAGCTGCAGCCGGAGGAGTATTCCACGGGCACCTTCACCCTCTCCAACCTCGGCATGTTCGGTGTTGATCGCTTCGACGCGATCCTTCCCCCAGGCACCGGGGCCATTCTCGCCGTGGCGGCATCACGCCCCACGGTGGTGGCGAACAAGGACGGCTCCATCGCCGTCAAGCGTCAGATGCAGGTGAACCTCACGGCGGATCACCGCGTGATTTACGGCGCCGACGGTGCCGCATTCCTGAAGGATCTCGCCGATCTGATCGAGAACCGTCCAGAAAGCCTGGCGCTCTGA
- a CDS encoding YlqD family protein, whose product MSDGTSLTIKRPITVRAVVTPTWKEEAERELSNGIATADQQLAQLEQEGQDVVDQVRRQSANPLDPRVQDQVAQIQQQVAAKRAELEEQKRNLLQQQAQVRELEMDQIVEQGQLESSCELKVGDNLVQKMQVAIVVKDGVVQSIEEA is encoded by the coding sequence ATGTCCGACGGCACCTCCCTGACGATCAAGCGTCCGATCACCGTCCGCGCCGTCGTGACGCCCACTTGGAAAGAAGAAGCAGAGCGCGAGCTCAGCAATGGCATCGCCACCGCTGACCAACAGCTGGCTCAGCTGGAACAGGAAGGTCAGGACGTGGTGGACCAGGTGCGTCGTCAGAGCGCCAACCCCCTTGATCCCCGCGTGCAGGATCAGGTGGCGCAGATCCAACAGCAGGTGGCGGCCAAGCGCGCCGAGCTGGAGGAGCAGAAGCGCAACCTGCTTCAGCAGCAGGCCCAGGTGCGTGAGCTGGAGATGGACCAGATCGTTGAGCAGGGTCAGCTGGAGAGCAGCTGTGAGCTGAAGGTCGGCGACAACCTGGTGCAGAAGATGCAGGTGGCCATCGTTGTGAAGGATGGCGTTGTGCAGTCGATTGAGGAAGCCTGA